One window of Drosophila bipectinata strain 14024-0381.07 chromosome 4, DbipHiC1v2, whole genome shotgun sequence genomic DNA carries:
- the LOC122322102 gene encoding uncharacterized protein isoform X2 yields MSKILLKDVWSFRMQQTDGTYRALDWDDMLPESLAARWQRYLEHLPEVQHIRIPRWFGCDFSNVISLQLHMFSDGSSLAYAACAYLRVLDTAGMIHTHLVAARTRVTPTKPLTIPRVELSGAVLATKLATWIQQQLHVPQMRVTVYYWSDAMIVLHWIYGDPCRWKTFVANRIGSIQEVSSASQWGHVSMQDNPADCATHGLTRLQLAQDKLWWSGPDWLQEPEDHWPKVTLTSPDPSTICEEQAAKVIHAHTCASTDSFVESFSSYSRLVFSTAFINRFIHNTRCKREARLSGPISVKEFSKAMYTLVRVVQQEAFSHELSKLRANKSLSKSNKLSQLSPFIDAQGILRVRGRLRNALQLTTQQRTPIILPKSHHFTDLVIKNAHLNTMHGGVQLTRAIIHQQFWIINGKQTVKGVLRQCVACFQHRPKPSRQLMGDLPYHRVNPPKRAFEATGVDYTGSIDVKASRFRGHTTYKAYIAVFICLASKAIHLELVTGLTAQHFLWALQRFIGRRGFVRHMYSDCGTNFIAADKSLQLWSNEFRQEINQTVVPELTKRYIQWHFNPPHSPNFGGLWEANVKAIEACLNSRPLCPLTADINDLQ; encoded by the exons ATGTCAAAAATTCTCCTCAAGGACGTATGGAGCTTCCGTATGCAGCAAACTGATGGCACTTACCGTGCACTCGATTGGGACGACATGCTACCAGAGTCTTTGGCAGCGCGTTGGCAGCGATATCTCGAACATCTTCCAGAAGTTCAACACATTCGCATACCACGCTGGTTCGGTTGCGATTTCAGCAATGTGATATCTCTTCAATTGCACATGTTCTCCGATGGGTCGTCCCTCGCGTATGCAGCGTGTGCCTACCTTCGAGTACTCGACACTGCTGGAATGATACATACACACTTAGTCGCAGCTCGCACTAGGGTTACACCAACAAAGCCTCTCACCATACCGCGAGTGGAGCTTTCCGGAGCAGTTCTAGCTACCAAACTCGCCACATGGATCCAGCAGCAACTTCACGTGCCTCAGATGCGGGTCACAGTGTACTACTGGTCAGACGCCATGATCGTGCTTCACTGGATATATGGAGATCCATGCAGGTGGAAGACTTTTGTAGCCAATCGAATTGGCAGCATCCAAGAGGTCAGCTCTGCTTCCCAGTGGGGTCATGTGTCTATGCAGGACAACCCTGCGGATTGTGCAACGCACGGTTTAACCCGACTACAGCTCGCGCAGGATAAGCTCTGGTGGAGCGGCCCAGACTGGTTGCAGGAACCCGAAGATCATTGGCCCAAGGTAACTCTTACTTCTCCAGATCCGAGCACAATCTGCGAGGAACAGGCAGCAAAGGTTATCCACGCTCACACCTGTGCATCCACTGATTCCTTTGTTGAGTCATTTTCGTCATACAGTCGGCTTGTATTTTCCACAGCATTCATTAATCGCTTTATCCATAATACTCGCTGCAAAAGGGAGGCTCGGCTTTCCGGACCAATTAGCGTAAAGGAGTTTTCCAAGGCAATGTATACTCTGGTTCGCGTTGTCCAACAGGAAGCATTCTCTCACGAACTGTCCAAGTTGCGAGCAAACAAATCGCTCTCAAAATCTAACAAGCTTAGCCAACTGTCGCCATTCATAGATGCCCAAGGGATCCTCAGAGTGCGGGGCAGACTTCGAAACGCTTTGCAGCTCACCACTCAACAACGCACGCCCATCATCCTACCGAAGTCACATCATTTTACGGACCTCGTCATAAAAAACGCCCATCTGAACACCATGCATGGGGGTGTGCAACTGACCCGTGCGATCATCCATCAGCAGTTTTGGATCATTAATGGCAAACAAACGGTAAAAGGAGTTCTCCGACAGTGTGTGGCTTGCTTTCAGCATCGCCCTAAACCCTCTCGACAATTAATGGGTGATCTTCCATACCATCGTGTTAATCCGCCGAAAAGAGCGTTCGAAGCTACAGGTGTGGATTACACAGGATCCATCGATGTCAAGGCCTCGAGGTTCAGAGGACACACTACATACAAGGCCTATATTGCAGTATTCATTTGCCTCGCCAGTAAAGCTATCCATTTGGAGCTGGTGACAGGACTCACAGCACAACATTTTCTCTGGGCTCTCCAACGGTTCATTGGACGCCGCGGTTTTGTGCGGCACATGTACAGTGACTGCGGCACAAATTTTATAGCAGCAGATAAATCCCTACAGTTGTGGTCTAACGAGTTCCGGCAGGAAATCAACCAGACAGTCGTCCCAGAACTCACAAAGCGCTATATTCAGTGGCACTTTAACCCCCCACACAGCCCAAACTTCGGAGGACTTTGGGAGGCTAACGTCAAAGCC ATAGAGGCCTGTCTTAACTCTCGGCCATTATGCCCGTTAACCGCGGATATTAACGATCTGCAA TGA
- the LOC122322102 gene encoding uncharacterized protein isoform X1 produces the protein MSKILLKDVWSFRMQQTDGTYRALDWDDMLPESLAARWQRYLEHLPEVQHIRIPRWFGCDFSNVISLQLHMFSDGSSLAYAACAYLRVLDTAGMIHTHLVAARTRVTPTKPLTIPRVELSGAVLATKLATWIQQQLHVPQMRVTVYYWSDAMIVLHWIYGDPCRWKTFVANRIGSIQEVSSASQWGHVSMQDNPADCATHGLTRLQLAQDKLWWSGPDWLQEPEDHWPKVTLTSPDPSTICEEQAAKVIHAHTCASTDSFVESFSSYSRLVFSTAFINRFIHNTRCKREARLSGPISVKEFSKAMYTLVRVVQQEAFSHELSKLRANKSLSKSNKLSQLSPFIDAQGILRVRGRLRNALQLTTQQRTPIILPKSHHFTDLVIKNAHLNTMHGGVQLTRAIIHQQFWIINGKQTVKGVLRQCVACFQHRPKPSRQLMGDLPYHRVNPPKRAFEATGVDYTGSIDVKASRFRGHTTYKAYIAVFICLASKAIHLELVTGLTAQHFLWALQRFIGRRGFVRHMYSDCGTNFIAADKSLQLWSNEFRQEINQTVVPELTKRYIQWHFNPPHSPNFGGLWEANVKAIEACLNSRPLCPLTADINDLQVLTPAHFLIGDSMQSLPTPSDKDKSLNTQFMEGQRILRQFWKRWSSDWLSHLQARPKWRQEEENLQVNDLVIIKDDRTGPTDWKLGRVTELHPGADGMVRVATIYTGSGTYKRSVSKICRLPIPNYTEAKVEEANLEQ, from the exons ATGTCAAAAATTCTCCTCAAGGACGTATGGAGCTTCCGTATGCAGCAAACTGATGGCACTTACCGTGCACTCGATTGGGACGACATGCTACCAGAGTCTTTGGCAGCGCGTTGGCAGCGATATCTCGAACATCTTCCAGAAGTTCAACACATTCGCATACCACGCTGGTTCGGTTGCGATTTCAGCAATGTGATATCTCTTCAATTGCACATGTTCTCCGATGGGTCGTCCCTCGCGTATGCAGCGTGTGCCTACCTTCGAGTACTCGACACTGCTGGAATGATACATACACACTTAGTCGCAGCTCGCACTAGGGTTACACCAACAAAGCCTCTCACCATACCGCGAGTGGAGCTTTCCGGAGCAGTTCTAGCTACCAAACTCGCCACATGGATCCAGCAGCAACTTCACGTGCCTCAGATGCGGGTCACAGTGTACTACTGGTCAGACGCCATGATCGTGCTTCACTGGATATATGGAGATCCATGCAGGTGGAAGACTTTTGTAGCCAATCGAATTGGCAGCATCCAAGAGGTCAGCTCTGCTTCCCAGTGGGGTCATGTGTCTATGCAGGACAACCCTGCGGATTGTGCAACGCACGGTTTAACCCGACTACAGCTCGCGCAGGATAAGCTCTGGTGGAGCGGCCCAGACTGGTTGCAGGAACCCGAAGATCATTGGCCCAAGGTAACTCTTACTTCTCCAGATCCGAGCACAATCTGCGAGGAACAGGCAGCAAAGGTTATCCACGCTCACACCTGTGCATCCACTGATTCCTTTGTTGAGTCATTTTCGTCATACAGTCGGCTTGTATTTTCCACAGCATTCATTAATCGCTTTATCCATAATACTCGCTGCAAAAGGGAGGCTCGGCTTTCCGGACCAATTAGCGTAAAGGAGTTTTCCAAGGCAATGTATACTCTGGTTCGCGTTGTCCAACAGGAAGCATTCTCTCACGAACTGTCCAAGTTGCGAGCAAACAAATCGCTCTCAAAATCTAACAAGCTTAGCCAACTGTCGCCATTCATAGATGCCCAAGGGATCCTCAGAGTGCGGGGCAGACTTCGAAACGCTTTGCAGCTCACCACTCAACAACGCACGCCCATCATCCTACCGAAGTCACATCATTTTACGGACCTCGTCATAAAAAACGCCCATCTGAACACCATGCATGGGGGTGTGCAACTGACCCGTGCGATCATCCATCAGCAGTTTTGGATCATTAATGGCAAACAAACGGTAAAAGGAGTTCTCCGACAGTGTGTGGCTTGCTTTCAGCATCGCCCTAAACCCTCTCGACAATTAATGGGTGATCTTCCATACCATCGTGTTAATCCGCCGAAAAGAGCGTTCGAAGCTACAGGTGTGGATTACACAGGATCCATCGATGTCAAGGCCTCGAGGTTCAGAGGACACACTACATACAAGGCCTATATTGCAGTATTCATTTGCCTCGCCAGTAAAGCTATCCATTTGGAGCTGGTGACAGGACTCACAGCACAACATTTTCTCTGGGCTCTCCAACGGTTCATTGGACGCCGCGGTTTTGTGCGGCACATGTACAGTGACTGCGGCACAAATTTTATAGCAGCAGATAAATCCCTACAGTTGTGGTCTAACGAGTTCCGGCAGGAAATCAACCAGACAGTCGTCCCAGAACTCACAAAGCGCTATATTCAGTGGCACTTTAACCCCCCACACAGCCCAAACTTCGGAGGACTTTGGGAGGCTAACGTCAAAGCC ATAGAGGCCTGTCTTAACTCTCGGCCATTATGCCCGTTAACCGCGGATATTAACGATCTGCAAGTATTGACTCCAGCTCATTTTCTCATCGGAGACTCCATGCAATCGCTTCCTACCCCCAGTGACAAGGACAAGTCGCTCAACACACAGTTCATGGAGGGACAACGGATCCTACGCCAGTTCTGGAAAAGGTGGAGCTCAGATTGGTTGTCCCACCTTCAGGCACGCCCTAAGTGGAGACAAGAGGAAGAAAACCTGCAGGTCAATGACCTAGTTATTATCAAGGACGACAGGACAGGTCCAACCGATTGGAAACTAGGTCGTGTTACAGAATTACACCCTGGAGCCGATGGGATGGTACGAGTTGCAACAATCTATACAGGTTCGGGTACATATAAGCGATCAGTATCCAAGATCTGCAGATTACCCATCCCGAATTACACGGAAGCTAAAGTCGAGGAAGCTAATCTTGAACAATAG
- the LOC138926927 gene encoding uncharacterized protein — MNFSGADTGAPTPTRSAILKCKALGILQDLQRIQVLQALQPVSKVDDAMLNISSELRWTVSELVVTMQAEIEHETTLRSSRMAAHSTLANGMSTMQVDSGSGQRFQALPPLPLPTFSGGYSEWPEFYSIFCTIVSGNPSISKVEKLQRLRSCLRESAFEAVRSLEVSDENYDVALNLLEKRFNSRRLLFQAHVNEILGLTLVEGDSITGLRGLSDKFNAHMKTLKNLGSTNEIAGCIIIQVKWEESLNSSSSDAIPTWESLAEFLEQRCRTLEAMDVAAGQSYGADPSSG; from the exons ATGAACTTCAGCGGCGCAgacacaggagcacccactccaacccgtagTGCTATTCTtaagtgcaaggccctgggtattctccaggacttgcAGAGGATCCAAGTCTTGCAGGCTCTTCAGCctgtttccaaggtggacgatgccatgctcaac ATCAGTAGTGAGCTCCGATGGACTGTCTCGGAGCTGGTAGTGACAATGCAGgccgaaattgagcacgagacgacccttcgctcttcCCGAAtggctgcccactccaccctagctaacggaatgtccaccatgcaggttGACTCAGGGTCAGGTCAAAGGTTTCAAGCTTTGCCTCCCTTGCCTCTTCCTaccttcagcggtggatactctgAATGGCCTGAGTTTTACTCGATTTTCTGTACAATCGTCAGCGGTAATCCGAGCatcagtaaggtggaaaagctgcaaaggttgcgatcttgccttcgggagtccgctttcgaagcagttcgctccttggaagtctccgatgagaattatgatgtcgcgctgaatttgttggagaaacgatttaatagccGTCGTTTATTATTTCAGGCTcatgtgaacgagattcttGGCCTCACTCTAGTGGAAGGTGATTCAATAACAGGTCTTCGAGGGTTATccgacaaattcaatgcccatatgaAAACTTTGAAGAATTTGGGTTCGACGAATGAGATAGCCGGCTGCATCATTATCCAGgttaagtgggaggagagtctaaATTCTTCAAGTTccgacgccatccctacttgggagtcgctGGCAGAGTTTCTGGAGCAGCGATGCAGGACTTTGGAGGCTATGGATGTGGCCGCTGGGCAGAGCTATGGAGCGGATCCCTCTTCGGGTTGA
- the LOC138926926 gene encoding uncharacterized protein — MGIDDEKTGTQANPSPSDQFAGLHARQKDLWNRLTQLERNFKKDSQSRKSKHYFLQRLSTLKDLSTLFDANHQQLVDQLCPSQHVYFSDNLYERFVEEHQHIFCNISEEYDNKFSVIAQGSPPIESVTPILSSNIPLPKLPVPRFSGSFTDWPSFYDGFLQLIHDNNTLSNIQKFHFLKQALPKGRDQDVSHMALTDSGYTVAWDLLVKRYNNPRLHFMHTMAALYGLESVPKEASEGIRRVLTLANVCISDLRRLKINIDSCDHWLVHHLLTKLPSSTTQAWEHSLGSSTEIPTFSMLETFLLERLVSIDLIENRNQPLGTRSAPGQSSHPRAPNRSNFNSTNRHSFHVTTEMGAPQCTLCQRNHVLRRCPSFLAKDCFARKTIVDRIKACLNCLSTGHALSHCGSTRNCLQCGQRHHTLLHFPNVATQPTNSALSRQPTNGVHSAQGTQQSVASRSSVLSQQHSLAPGLTASNETQLLSAVATYQNPSTTILATALIRIVNDQTGQSVLARALIDHGSEGTLITESLVQTLGLSRTPISAEITGIGDSSHNRCRHSTNFVLSSISGSQFTSFVSTAFILRTLTGHLPKSDVDPRSFQHLKGLQLADPNFARSGRIDVLVGVDLIPQLMLPEIRRGTHEEPIAQNTLLGWIVFGPVRKSMTHSITVRCNTTTLDHLVQRFFELDSVPSERQLTTEERWCEERFRQTHVRQPNGKYMVRLPLKTLFDPSQVLGRSKHIALNRFYTLERKLQQRDKLHQQYLQAIEEYFDLQQIQEVTTSEDSHSHINTNGKLGVFCSTIPHPAVLKEDSLTTKLRVVYDASCKSSNGKSLNDILCTGPALQNHLGGVILNWRCYRYVFVADIQRMYRCIEMHPEDSQFQRIWWRDKTGKLKEFSLTTVTFGTASAPYTAIRVIHQIAQDERENYPLTEKVLKREIYVDDVQSGHETTDGAIRVRNEVIAALRSAGMHLRKWAANHPALLSDIPKVDLCNHSIFEMDNKDSIKTLGLYWQPNQDGKQWRGSSIH, encoded by the exons aTGGGTATCGACGATGAAAAGACAGGCACACAAGCCAATCCTTCCCCATCCGACCAGTTTGCTGGTTTGCACGCGAGACAGAAGGATTTATGGAACAGGTTGACGCAACTCGAGCGTAACTTCAAGAAGGATAGTCAATCCCGAAAatccaaacattattttcttcaGCGACTTAGCACGTTAAAGGATTTATCCACCCTGTTTGATGCGAATCACCAACAATTGGTCGATCAGCTGTGTCCCAGTCAACATGTATATTTCTCAGACAACCTATACGAGCGGTTTGTTGAAGAGCACCAGCACATCTTCTGCAACATCTCGGAAGAATACGACAACAAGTTCTCAGTGATAGCCCAAGGTTCCCCACCAATCGAGTCCGTCACTCCAATTTTATCATCCAACATTCCGCTTCCGAAGCTTCCAGTTCCACGCTTTTCGGGAAGCTTTACGGATTGGCCCTCGTTTTACGATGGTTTCCTACAACTCATCCATGACAACAACACTCTCTCTAACATCCAGAAGTTTCACTTTCTCAAGCAGGCCTTGCCCAAAGGACGGGACCAGGATGTCAGTCACATGGCATTAACGGATTCTGGGTATACGGTAGCCTGGGATCTCCTCGTCAAGCGCTACAACAATCCACGTCTCCACTTTATGCACACCATGGCGGCGCTGTATGGGCTTGAGTCGGTTCCCAAGGAAGCTTCAGAAGGTATCAGGCGCGTGCTAACCCTGGCTAATGTTTGCATTAGTGATCTTCgacgtttaaaaataaacattgattCCTGCGATCACTGGCTAGTGCATCATCTGTTAACCAAACTACCAAGCAGCACTACGCAAGCGTGGGAGCACTCATTGGGGAGCTCCACCGAGATTCCAACCTTTTCGATGTTGGAGACTTTCCTGCTGGAGCGCTTAGTTAGCATCGACCTAATCGAAAATCGAAATCAACCACTTGGAACTCGTTCAGCACCAGGACAATCTTCCCATCCACGTGCGCCTAACCGATCCAACTTCAATTCCACTAACCGCCACAGTTTTCATGTGACTACGGAAATGGGAGCACCCCAGTGCACTCTCTGCCAAAGAAACCATGTTCTCCGGAGATGCCCCAGTTTTCTCGCGAAGGATTGCTTTGCTCGTAAGACGATCGTCGATCGCATAAAAGCATGCCTCAATTGTCTCAGCACAGGCCACGCGCTAAGTCACTGCGGCAGCACTCGTAATTGCTTACAGTGCGGCCAACGCCACCATACGCTACTGCATTTTCCGAACGTAGCAACCCAGCCTACCAACTCTGCCCTATCGCGACAGCCAACGAACGGTGTCCATAGCGCGCAGGGCACCCAACAGAGCGTAGCATCCCGCTCATCTGTTTTGTCTCAACAGCACAGCCTAGCCCCCGGCTTAACTGCTTCGAACGAGACGCAACTCCTCAGCGCAGTTGCCACCTATCAAAATCCATCCACCACGATTCTCGCCACGGCCCTAATCCGAATTGTCAACGACCAAACGGGACAATCTGTTTTAGCCAGAGCGTTGATTGACCATGGCTCGGAAGGAACACTTATCACCGAAAGCTTAGTACAGACGCTGGGTCTCTCACGCACCCCTATATCTGCGGAAATAACAGGGATCGGCGACTCCTCTCACAATCGTTGTCGACATAGTACCAATTTTGTCCTAAGCTCGATTTCAGGTTCCCAGTTCACATCTTTTGTATCCACTGCATTTATTCTCCGTACACTTACAGGGCACCTTCCAAAATCGGATGTCGACCCTCGCTCATTCCAACACCTTAAAGGATTGCAACTCGCCGATCCCAATTTTGCCCGCTCTGGTCGTATTGACGTGCTTGTGGGCGTTGATCTTATTCCACAATTGATGCTCCCAGAAATTCGACGAGGAACTCATGAGGAACCAATCGCACAAAACACTCTTCTTGGTTGGATTGTTTTTGGACCGGTGAGGAAATCCATGACACACTCCATCACTGTCCGTTGTAACACCACGACGCTTGATCATCTGGTGCAAAGGTTCTTCGAACTAGATAGCGTGCCGTCTGAACGCCAACTCACCACAGAGGAACGATGGTGTGAAGAACGCTTTCGTCAAACCCATGTTCGACAGCCCAACGGGAAATACATGGTTCGCTTACCACTGAAAACCTTGTTCGACCCGTCACAAGTTCTAGGCCGATCAAAACATATAGCCTTAAATCGTTTCTACACACTAGAGCGAAAATTGCAGCAGCGCGATAAGCTTCATCAACAATATCTCCAAGCAATCGAGGAATATTTTGACTTACAGCAAATACAAGAAGTCACTACAAGCGAAGACAGTCACTCTCATATCAACACAAATGGGAAGCTCGGCGTCTTCTGCAGCACGATTCCACACCCTGCAGTCCTGAAGGAGGACAGCCTGACGACTAAACTCAGGGTAGTCTACGACGCCTCTTGTAAGAGCTCCAACGGGAAATCACTGAATGACATTTTATGTACTGGCCCAGCTCTACAGAACCATTTGGGAGGAGTGATACTAAATTGGCGTTGTTATCGCTATGTTTTCGTGGCGGACATCCAAAGGATGTACCGATGTATCGAAATGCATCCAGAGGACTCTCAATTCCAGCGCATTTGGTGGCGTGACAAAACCGGAAAGTTAAAAGAGTTCTCTCTCACCACAGTTACCTTCGGAACAGCATCAGCGCCATACACAGCGATTCGGGTGATCCACCAAATAGCTCAGGACGAACGAGAAAATTATCCGCTAACAGAAAAGGTACTGAAAAGGGAGATTTATGTTGATGACGTACAAAGCGGCCATGAGACCACGGACGGTGCCATTCGAGTGCGAAACGAGGTCATAGCAGCCCTCCGCTCGGCTGGTATGCATCTTCGAAAATGGGCAGCGAACCACCCGGCGTTGCTTAGTGATATTCCTAAAGTAGACCTCTGCAACCACTCAATCTTCGAAATGGACAATAAAGACAGCATTAAAACGCTTGGACTGTACTGGCAGCCAAACCAGGAC GGAAAACAGTGGCGCGGCTCTTCGATCCATTAG